A region of Salvia splendens isolate huo1 chromosome 17, SspV2, whole genome shotgun sequence DNA encodes the following proteins:
- the LOC121775582 gene encoding probable aldo-keto reductase 4 isoform X1: MGVSVPRIKLGSQGLEVSKQGLGCMGMSANYGQPKPEHEMIQLLHHAINSGVTFLDTSDVYGPHTNEILIGKALKGGMREKVQIASKFGIARKDGIREVRGDPEYVRSACEASLKRLDVDYIDLYYVHRIDTRVPIEVTMGELKKLVEEGKIKYVGLSEASVSTIRRAHAVHPITAIQNEWSLWSRDLEQELVPSCRELGIGIVTYSPLGRGFFSVGPALMQNLPANDFRKQFPRFKAENLEINKVVYEKMSEIATRKGCTPSQLALAWVHHQGDDVCPIPGTTKIQNLNDNIGAVALKLTPQEMTELSALADMVNGERHSFMANTWINSETPPLSSWKVDT; this comes from the exons ATGGGAGTGAGCGTGCCTCGGATCAAGCTGGGTTCACAGGGGCTTGAGGTCTCCAAACAAGGCCTCGGCTGTATGGGCATGTCAGCCAACTACGGCCAGCCCAAGCCTGAGCACGAGATGATCCAACTCCTCCACCACGCCATCAACTCCGGCGTCACTTTTCTCGACACCTCCGACGTCTACGGTCCCCACACAAACGAAATTCTTATTGGCAAG GCTTTGAAAGGGGGAATGAGGGAGAAAGTGCAAATTGCTTCTAAGTTTGGGATAGCGCGCAAGGATGGGATAAGGGAAGTACGTGGCGACCCTGAATACGTGAGGTCTGCGTGCGAGGCAAGCTTGAAGCGTCTTGATGTTGACTACATTGATCTCTATTATGTTCATAGGATTGACACTCGTGTGCCCATCGAAGTTACG ATGGGAGAACTTAAGAAACTGGTTGAAGAAGGGAAGATAAAATATGTTGGCCTCTCAGAGGCATCTGTTTCAACAATTAGAAGGGCTCATGCTGTTCACCCAATTACTGCGATCCAGAATGAATGGTCACTGTGGTCAAGAGATTTGGAACAAGAACTAGTTCCCAGTTGCAG AGAACTTGGCATTGGAATTGTTACATACAGTCCACTTGGGCGTGGCTTCTTTTCAGTGGGTCCGGCGCTGATGCAGAACTTACCAGCGAATGACTTCCGCAAG CAATTTCCAAGGTTCAAGGCCGAGAATCTTGAAATCAACAAGGTCGTGTACGAAAAGATGAGTGAAATAGCTACGAGAAAAGGCTGCACCCCTTCACAGCTGGCATTGGCTTGGGTTCATCACCAAGGAGATGATGTGTGCCCTATACCTGGCACCACCAagattcaaaacttgaatgacaATATTGGAGCTGTTGCACTGAAACTAACTCCCCAGGAGATGACTGAGCTCTCTGCCTTGGCTGACATGGTTAATGGGGAGAGGCACTCGTTCATGGCGAATACATGGATAAATTCCGAAACACCACCATTGTCGTCTTGGAAAGTTGATACCTGA
- the LOC121775582 gene encoding probable aldo-keto reductase 4 isoform X2 codes for MGVSVPRIKLGSQGLEVSKQGLGCMGMSANYGQPKPEHEMIQLLHHAINSGVTFLDTSDVYGPHTNEILIGKALKGGMREKVQIASKFGIARKDGIREVRGDPEYVRSACEASLKRLDVDYIDLYYVHRIDTRVPIEVTMGELKKLVEEGKIKYVGLSEASVSTIRRAHAVHPITAIQNEWSLWSRDLEQELVPSCSPLGRGFFSVGPALMQNLPANDFRKQFPRFKAENLEINKVVYEKMSEIATRKGCTPSQLALAWVHHQGDDVCPIPGTTKIQNLNDNIGAVALKLTPQEMTELSALADMVNGERHSFMANTWINSETPPLSSWKVDT; via the exons ATGGGAGTGAGCGTGCCTCGGATCAAGCTGGGTTCACAGGGGCTTGAGGTCTCCAAACAAGGCCTCGGCTGTATGGGCATGTCAGCCAACTACGGCCAGCCCAAGCCTGAGCACGAGATGATCCAACTCCTCCACCACGCCATCAACTCCGGCGTCACTTTTCTCGACACCTCCGACGTCTACGGTCCCCACACAAACGAAATTCTTATTGGCAAG GCTTTGAAAGGGGGAATGAGGGAGAAAGTGCAAATTGCTTCTAAGTTTGGGATAGCGCGCAAGGATGGGATAAGGGAAGTACGTGGCGACCCTGAATACGTGAGGTCTGCGTGCGAGGCAAGCTTGAAGCGTCTTGATGTTGACTACATTGATCTCTATTATGTTCATAGGATTGACACTCGTGTGCCCATCGAAGTTACG ATGGGAGAACTTAAGAAACTGGTTGAAGAAGGGAAGATAAAATATGTTGGCCTCTCAGAGGCATCTGTTTCAACAATTAGAAGGGCTCATGCTGTTCACCCAATTACTGCGATCCAGAATGAATGGTCACTGTGGTCAAGAGATTTGGAACAAGAACTAGTTCCCAGTTGCAG TCCACTTGGGCGTGGCTTCTTTTCAGTGGGTCCGGCGCTGATGCAGAACTTACCAGCGAATGACTTCCGCAAG CAATTTCCAAGGTTCAAGGCCGAGAATCTTGAAATCAACAAGGTCGTGTACGAAAAGATGAGTGAAATAGCTACGAGAAAAGGCTGCACCCCTTCACAGCTGGCATTGGCTTGGGTTCATCACCAAGGAGATGATGTGTGCCCTATACCTGGCACCACCAagattcaaaacttgaatgacaATATTGGAGCTGTTGCACTGAAACTAACTCCCCAGGAGATGACTGAGCTCTCTGCCTTGGCTGACATGGTTAATGGGGAGAGGCACTCGTTCATGGCGAATACATGGATAAATTCCGAAACACCACCATTGTCGTCTTGGAAAGTTGATACCTGA